A single genomic interval of Candidatus Saganbacteria bacterium harbors:
- the amrB gene encoding AmmeMemoRadiSam system protein B, with protein MSQIVFGEISPHPPILIPQIGGARLNDAEKSKKSLEAASNALRSKDFDTIVVITPHGAVSSASVPVYTSPVFEGDFANFGMPKPVFHFKGDTELGVAIAKEDTALTSRIPETILDHGALVPLYYILEAGIKKPILPIAIAMLPLPKLFEFGKVLARAAEKINRKIAVIASADMSHRLTQDAPSGFDPRGKEFDEKLVDLVRRYDVKGILNFPEELAYRAGQDALWSIAILLGALDGLKVKHEVLSYEGPFGVGYMVATFEPIS; from the coding sequence ATGTCGCAAATTGTTTTCGGGGAGATATCGCCTCATCCTCCGATACTTATCCCGCAGATCGGCGGCGCAAGGCTCAATGACGCTGAAAAATCAAAAAAGTCGCTTGAGGCCGCGTCAAATGCGTTAAGATCCAAAGATTTCGATACAATTGTTGTTATCACCCCCCATGGAGCCGTATCGTCCGCATCAGTCCCTGTCTACACAAGCCCGGTATTTGAAGGCGACTTTGCAAATTTCGGGATGCCAAAACCCGTTTTTCATTTTAAAGGCGATACCGAGCTTGGAGTGGCGATTGCAAAAGAAGATACGGCTTTGACGTCAAGGATACCCGAAACCATTTTGGACCATGGGGCGCTTGTTCCATTATATTATATTCTAGAAGCTGGGATAAAGAAACCAATACTTCCGATCGCGATCGCCATGCTTCCACTTCCAAAACTTTTCGAATTTGGAAAAGTGTTGGCGCGCGCCGCCGAAAAGATAAATAGAAAGATAGCTGTGATCGCATCAGCCGACATGTCGCACCGTTTGACGCAAGATGCCCCTTCGGGCTTTGATCCTCGCGGTAAAGAATTCGACGAAAAGCTTGTCGATCTTGTAAGGCGGTATGATGTGAAAGGAATTCTTAATTTTCCAGAAGAACTTGCCTACAGGGCGGGACAAGACGCATTGTGGTCCATCGCGATCTTACTTGGAGCTCTTGATGGCTTAAAAGTTAAGCACGAGGTCTTATCCTACGAAGGCCCGTTC